The window GCCCCATGTTGGAACGTATTGGTCTGCGTCGGTGTTGGCATGCCGGTTCTGGTGCGGCGCCCATTGCTCCTGAAGTATTGGAGTTTTTTATTGGCATCGGGGTGCCAGTATATGAGCTCTATGGCATGACTGAAAACTCAGCGGTGGCCACTACGAATGTGCCTGGTCGAGCCAAGCTGGGCACGGTGGGTGAACCGTATAACGATATTGGTTTTCGCATTGATGAAGAAACCGGTGAAATCCAAACTAAACATCCTGCAGTTTTTGTTGGCTACTGGAATAAACCAGAACAAACCGCCGGTACTTTTACCGAAGATGGTTGGCTTATGACCGGCGATGTTGGCGAGTGGGTAGATGGAACCCACGTACGCATCGTTGATCGTATTAAACACATCATTATTACTTCGGGCGGAAAAAACATTTCGCCTTCAGAAATTGAAAACAGCCTTAAGGCTTCTATCTACGTTAAAGAAGCCATGGTTATTGGTGATGGCCGCAAGTTTCTTTCCGCACTGATTGGCATTGAGTTAGACACGGTGGGCAACTGGGCGTTGCGGAAGAACATTCCGTACACCACCTACCGGGATCTTTCAGAAAAACCTGAAGTGCTGGAGTTAATTCAAGAGGTAGTAAATGAAACCAATGAAAAATTTGCCCGAGTAGAGAGCATCCGAAAGTTTCGTATGATTCCTAAAGAACTAGACCACGAGGACGGCGAGTTGACGGCCACGCAAAAAATTAAGCGGTCGGCCATGAACGAGGCGTTCGGCGATTTAGTGGAATCGATGTATCAATGAGTTCTTTACCGATGCTGTTTGCTCTTTCTACTGTAGATACCTTTGTGCAGACATTTTTTAAGGCCATGGCCTTAGGTTCGCTTTACGCCATGTTGGCTTTGGGCTTTGTACTTATCTTCAAAGCCACCCAAACAGTAAACTTTGCCCAAGGGGCAATCGCCTTGACTGGAACCTGGTTCTTGTCCATTATTTTCATTGACTGGGATGTCCCGGGCCGATGGTTGCCGGGCCCCAATTACGTGCACTGGGTTATTGCGTTGCTGCTGGCTATGGCCGCTACCGCAGTATTTGGTTTGATTATTGAACGATTGGCTATTCGGCGCATGATTGGCGAACCGATTTTCTCTATGGCAGTCATCACCCTTGGGTTAGAGGTAGCGATTCGTGTGGTGGCTTCTGATGCGGTGAGCCTGACACCTCGTATCTTGGGGGTTCCGTGGGGAATCCAAACCTTCAAAATCGGTGAGGCCGTAGTCTCTTGGTCATACATTTCGGCCATTGTGGCCACAGCAATTGTTTTCCTTATTACTTGGCGTTTTCTTAAAACCCGCACTGGGGTGGCTATGCGCGCCACCGCTTTTGATCAAGAAGCAGCTTTAGCGCAGGGCATTAACGTGGGACGCATTTTTGCTATTGCTTGGGCTGCTGGTGCGGCTTTGGCTGCCATGGCAGGGATTTTTTCTTCTATGTCCCCTTGGGCGGCGGCCGGTACGGCCAGCCGTGAAGGAGCGTTCTTTGCTTTCCGTGCCCTCCCTGCGGTGATTGTGGGCGGTTTGGATTCAGTCATTGGGGCCCTGGTGGGTGGTTTGCTGATTGGTTTTATGGAAATCTTCGCTGGTCAGTACCTTTCTGGCTATGTGGGGGTTTTAGGAGTCGGCTATCAACAAGTTGTGCCCTACGTGGTGATGCTTATTGCTTTGCTTATTAAGCCGTACGGCTTGTTTGGTACTGAGGAGGTGCGCCGCGTATGAAAGGCCGCCCGAATCTTTACACCTCCTATCAGGACGAGACGCAACTTTTTTCCACCCGTACGCAAAAAGTGGCCATCGTGTTGTTTCTTGTGGTGCTGGTACTCATGCCTTTCGATTTGCCGGTAATTGACAAGATTCCTTTTGTTCGCTTTCTTGGGGACAACACCTGGCTTCGGGTAGTGAATCGCATGCTGATTTTTTGTATCTCGGCTTTGGGTTTAAATATTCTTTCCGGGGTGGCGGGTCAAGTTTCTCTGGGCCACGGATTTTTCATGGGGGTTGGGGCTTACACCGCAGTACTTATGGGCGGGGCTAACACGTCTT of the Acidimicrobiia bacterium genome contains:
- a CDS encoding branched-chain amino acid ABC transporter permease, which codes for MSSLPMLFALSTVDTFVQTFFKAMALGSLYAMLALGFVLIFKATQTVNFAQGAIALTGTWFLSIIFIDWDVPGRWLPGPNYVHWVIALLLAMAATAVFGLIIERLAIRRMIGEPIFSMAVITLGLEVAIRVVASDAVSLTPRILGVPWGIQTFKIGEAVVSWSYISAIVATAIVFLITWRFLKTRTGVAMRATAFDQEAALAQGINVGRIFAIAWAAGAALAAMAGIFSSMSPWAAAGTASREGAFFAFRALPAVIVGGLDSVIGALVGGLLIGFMEIFAGQYLSGYVGVLGVGYQQVVPYVVMLIALLIKPYGLFGTEEVRRV